In Choloepus didactylus isolate mChoDid1 chromosome X, mChoDid1.pri, whole genome shotgun sequence, a genomic segment contains:
- the LOC119522855 gene encoding acyl-protein thioesterase 1-like — translation MCGNNMSAPLPAIVPAARKATAAVIFLHGLGDTGPVMPVTLNMNMTMPSWFDIIGLSPGSQEDEPGIKQAAENVKSLIDQEVKNGIPSNRIILGGFSQGGALSLYTALTTQQKLAGVIALSCWLPLRDSFPQGPITGTNKDISILQCHGDCDPLVPLMFGSVTTEKLKTLVNPANVAFKTYGGLMHSSCHQEMMDIKQFIDKVLPSVD, via the coding sequence ATGTGCGGCAATAACATGTCAGCCCCGCTGCCCGCCATCGTGCCCGCCGCCCGCAAGGCCACCGCGGCGGTTATTTTTCTTCACGGATTGGGAGACACAGGGCCAGTTATGCCTGtaacattaaatatgaatatgaCTATGCCTTCTTGGTTTGATATTATTGGGCTTTCACCTGGTTCACAGGAAGATGAACCTGGAATCAAGCAGGCGGCAGAAAATGTCAAATCTTTGATAGACCAAGAAGTGAAGAATGGAATTCCTTCTAACAGGATTATTTTGGGAGGATTTTCCCAGGGAGGAGCTTTATCTTTATATACTGCTCTTACCACGCAGCAGAAACTGGCAGGTGTCATTGCACTCAGTTGCTGGCTTCCACTTCGGGATTCATTTCCACAGGGTCCTATCACTGGCACTAATAAAGACATATCTATCCTCCAGTGTCATGGAGATTGTGACCCCTTAGTCCCCCTAATGTTTGGTTCCGTTACTACTGAAAAGCTAAAAACATTGGTAAATCCAGCCAATGTAGCCTTCAAAACCTATGGGGGCTTGATGCACAGTTCATGTCACCAGGAAATGATGGATATCAAGCAATTCATTGATAAAGTCCTACCGTCAGTTGATTGA